In the genome of Carnobacterium viridans, one region contains:
- the whiA gene encoding DNA-binding protein WhiA — translation MSYASEVKKELTQLEVHREHAKAELAALIRMNGTVGLVDKKFILNVQTENAAIARRIYVLLKDHFDVESELLVRRKMKLKKNNVYIVRLKQGTKEVLSDLSIMEGMSFHSHVSDEVMMNTQKVKSYLRGAFLAGGSVNNPETSRYHLEIHSSYEEHNDDICQMMNQFDMNARTLERRNGYITYLKEAEKIADFLALIGATSGMLKFEDVRIIRDMRNSVNRLVNCENANLNKTIDAASKQIESIKFIDEMIGLDKIPTKLREIALVRLEYPEVTLKELGEMIPSGTISKSGINHRLRKLNEMAENLRTKERTRSFVGN, via the coding sequence TTAACTCAATTAGAAGTTCATAGAGAACACGCCAAAGCTGAATTAGCAGCTTTGATTCGCATGAATGGAACAGTTGGGTTAGTAGATAAAAAATTTATTTTGAACGTACAAACTGAAAATGCAGCTATCGCAAGAAGAATCTATGTGTTGCTGAAAGATCATTTTGATGTTGAAAGTGAATTATTGGTTCGGCGGAAAATGAAATTAAAGAAAAATAATGTATATATTGTTCGGTTAAAACAAGGTACTAAGGAAGTGCTCTCAGATTTATCTATTATGGAAGGGATGTCTTTTCATAGTCATGTTTCAGATGAAGTAATGATGAATACTCAAAAAGTAAAATCGTATTTACGAGGCGCTTTTTTAGCAGGAGGATCCGTGAACAACCCAGAAACTAGTCGTTACCATCTTGAGATTCATTCAAGTTATGAAGAACATAATGATGATATTTGTCAAATGATGAATCAATTCGATATGAATGCACGTACATTAGAAAGACGCAATGGGTATATTACTTATTTGAAAGAAGCAGAAAAAATTGCAGATTTTTTAGCGTTGATTGGCGCAACAAGCGGTATGCTTAAGTTTGAAGATGTACGAATTATCAGAGATATGAGGAATTCAGTAAATCGTTTGGTCAATTGTGAAAATGCCAATTTAAATAAGACGATTGATGCGGCAAGTAAACAAATTGAAAGCATTAAATTTATCGATGAGATGATTGGATTAGATAAAATTCCAACAAAACTAAGAGAAATCGCGCTTGTGCGTTTAGAATACCCAGAAGTAACGCTAAAAGAATTAGGAGAAATGATCCCTAGCGGAACGATTAGTAAGTCAGGAATCAACCATCGCTTGCGCAAGTTGAATGAGATGGCAGAAAACTTAAGAACTAAGGAACGTACAAGATCCTTTGTAGGCAATTAA
- a CDS encoding tRNA dihydrouridine synthase, whose amino-acid sequence MKENFWQDLPRPFFILAPMEDVTDVVFRHVVSAAGKPDVFFTEFTNAVSYCHPEGRDSVRGRLTFTEDEQPMVAHIWGDEPKHFRQMSIGMAEQGFKGIDINMGCPVPNVAGKGKGSGLIRRAAVAADLIQAAKAGGLPVSVKTRLGYTTIDEWRDWLTHVFEQDIANLSIHLRTRKEMSKGDAHWEMISEIKKLRDEIAPQTLLTINGDIPDRETGLKLVEEYGVDGVMIGRGIFHNPYAFEKEPKEHSSQELLNLFRLHLDLFDKYTVDEPRAFRPLRRFFKIYVRGIRGASDLRVQLMETETTNEARVLLDEFEEKNQDILGE is encoded by the coding sequence ATGAAAGAAAATTTTTGGCAAGATTTGCCACGTCCGTTTTTTATATTGGCACCGATGGAAGATGTAACGGATGTCGTGTTTCGCCATGTAGTAAGTGCAGCAGGCAAACCAGATGTATTTTTTACAGAGTTCACAAATGCTGTTAGTTATTGTCATCCAGAAGGACGTGATAGTGTCCGTGGTCGTTTAACATTTACTGAGGACGAACAACCGATGGTAGCTCATATATGGGGAGACGAACCAAAACACTTCCGCCAAATGAGCATTGGTATGGCAGAACAAGGTTTTAAAGGAATCGATATTAATATGGGCTGTCCGGTACCGAATGTAGCAGGTAAAGGAAAAGGTAGTGGCCTTATTCGCCGAGCTGCAGTTGCTGCAGATTTAATCCAAGCAGCAAAAGCAGGAGGGCTACCGGTAAGTGTCAAGACCCGATTAGGTTATACAACTATCGATGAATGGCGTGATTGGTTGACACACGTTTTTGAACAAGATATTGCCAATCTTTCTATCCATTTACGAACAAGAAAAGAAATGAGTAAAGGCGACGCACACTGGGAAATGATTTCAGAAATCAAAAAATTACGTGACGAAATTGCACCTCAAACACTTTTGACAATCAATGGAGACATTCCGGATCGCGAAACTGGGTTGAAGCTGGTTGAAGAATATGGTGTGGATGGTGTTATGATTGGGCGAGGTATTTTTCACAACCCTTATGCGTTTGAAAAAGAACCAAAAGAGCACAGCAGCCAAGAATTGCTGAATTTGTTTAGATTGCACTTAGATCTTTTTGATAAATATACCGTTGATGAACCTCGTGCATTCAGACCACTTCGCCGCTTTTTTAAAATCTATGTTCGTGGTATTCGTGGAGCAAGTGACTTAAGAGTGCAGTTGATGGAAACAGAAACAACTAATGAAGCTCGCGTATTACTTGATGAATTTGAAGAAAAAAATCAGGATATCTTAGGAGAATAA
- the clpP gene encoding ATP-dependent Clp endopeptidase proteolytic subunit ClpP, whose amino-acid sequence MNLVPTVIEQSSRGERAYDIYSRLLKDRIIMLSGPVDDDLANAVIAQLLFLDAQDSEKDIYIYINSPGGSVTAGLAIFDTMNFIKADVQTIAMGMAASMGSFLLTAGTKGKRYALPNAEIMIHQPSGGSQGQATEIEIAARHILNTRERLNKILSDRTGQPIEVIQRDTDRDNYMSAEDAKAYGLIDEIMENSSALS is encoded by the coding sequence ATGAATTTAGTCCCTACAGTAATCGAACAGTCATCTAGAGGTGAACGTGCCTATGACATTTATTCGCGTCTTTTAAAAGACCGCATTATTATGTTAAGTGGTCCAGTAGACGATGATCTAGCAAATGCTGTAATCGCTCAGCTGTTATTTTTAGATGCACAAGACTCTGAAAAAGATATTTATATTTATATTAATTCTCCAGGTGGCAGTGTAACTGCTGGTTTAGCGATTTTTGATACAATGAACTTTATCAAAGCAGATGTACAAACTATCGCAATGGGAATGGCGGCTTCAATGGGTAGTTTCTTATTGACAGCTGGTACAAAAGGAAAACGTTATGCGTTGCCGAATGCTGAAATCATGATTCACCAACCATCGGGCGGATCTCAAGGGCAAGCTACGGAAATTGAAATTGCTGCTCGTCACATCCTTAACACACGTGAACGCTTGAATAAAATTTTATCAGATCGTACAGGACAACCAATAGAAGTCATTCAACGTGATACAGATCGTGATAATTATATGTCTGCAGAAGATGCGAAGGCTTATGGTTTGATTGATGAAATCATGGAAAATAGCTCAGCTTTAAGCTAA
- a CDS encoding DsbA family protein — protein sequence MDISNIKTDKVNTTHGIKIGSDDAPVKVIEFINLKCPYCKMWYEDSKDVLNEYVSAGKVQRIIKHFDKEKPSLKKGNIVHRYLDYSNPEKALKDIDFFFAHQEEWGYLESFDAIAAYVVEKRNLSIQSNESVAQEIIQEANQANVVFVPTVFIDEEIFDEHITQQELKNLIEARL from the coding sequence ATGGATATTAGCAACATTAAAACAGACAAAGTGAATACAACCCATGGAATTAAAATTGGAAGTGATGATGCTCCAGTTAAGGTAATCGAATTTATTAACTTAAAGTGCCCCTATTGTAAAATGTGGTATGAAGATTCAAAAGATGTACTAAACGAATATGTTTCTGCTGGGAAAGTGCAACGAATCATTAAACATTTTGATAAAGAAAAACCGAGTTTGAAAAAAGGGAATATCGTGCACCGTTATTTAGATTATTCAAACCCTGAAAAAGCGCTTAAAGACATTGATTTCTTTTTTGCTCACCAAGAAGAGTGGGGATATTTAGAATCGTTTGATGCTATAGCTGCTTATGTAGTTGAGAAAAGAAATTTATCCATACAGTCAAATGAATCAGTAGCTCAAGAAATTATTCAAGAAGCAAACCAAGCAAATGTTGTATTTGTACCAACCGTGTTTATTGATGAAGAGATTTTCGATGAACATATTACGCAACAAGAACTTAAAAACTTGATTGAAGCACGCCTTTAA
- a CDS encoding sugar-binding transcriptional regulator: MQNVLSVIEEVIPDIMYKLQNRYQILRNVFLLGPVGRRVVSERMGITERVLRTESEGLKKQGLIKTSKMGMELTEKGEAVYHQLDQLMGQLLGMKEKEKKLASYLEIEHCVIISGDVDEQSKLHEEMGRAAVEALDFLLPEGTNIIAVMGGTTMAEVANQMNETLSRKRKLMFVPARGGLGESVDIQANSISALMAQKTGGENRVLYVPEQVSVETYKPLLQEPGIKKTLKLVDDANCVLYGIGDAKLMAERRGMNEEVLALIETKAAVGEAYGEFYNQSGGVVYKIPRIGLQSDKLADIASVMVVAGGKSKAKAIEAHIKKAPRHTWLITDEGAANEILTGITL, encoded by the coding sequence ATGCAAAATGTATTATCTGTTATCGAAGAAGTCATTCCAGATATCATGTATAAACTTCAGAATCGTTACCAAATTTTGCGCAATGTTTTTTTATTAGGTCCAGTTGGAAGAAGAGTCGTATCTGAACGTATGGGAATTACAGAACGTGTTTTACGTACAGAATCAGAAGGCTTAAAGAAACAAGGATTGATAAAAACTTCAAAAATGGGCATGGAGCTGACTGAAAAAGGCGAAGCCGTTTATCACCAACTAGATCAGTTAATGGGACAACTGTTGGGGATGAAAGAGAAAGAGAAAAAACTCGCTTCTTATTTGGAGATTGAACACTGTGTAATTATTTCTGGTGATGTAGATGAACAGTCGAAATTACATGAAGAGATGGGCCGTGCTGCAGTAGAAGCATTAGACTTTTTACTTCCAGAAGGCACTAATATTATTGCTGTTATGGGTGGTACTACTATGGCAGAAGTGGCAAATCAAATGAATGAAACTCTTTCACGCAAAAGAAAGTTAATGTTTGTTCCTGCCAGAGGTGGATTAGGAGAATCGGTCGATATTCAAGCCAATTCTATTAGTGCTTTAATGGCACAAAAAACGGGTGGCGAAAACCGTGTTCTTTATGTTCCGGAACAAGTAAGCGTAGAAACTTATAAACCGCTATTACAAGAACCGGGAATAAAAAAAACACTCAAGTTGGTTGATGATGCGAATTGTGTTCTATATGGCATCGGAGACGCTAAGCTTATGGCAGAACGCAGAGGGATGAATGAAGAAGTTCTAGCTCTGATTGAAACTAAAGCAGCAGTTGGGGAAGCGTATGGAGAATTTTACAATCAGTCTGGTGGAGTGGTGTACAAAATACCACGCATTGGTTTGCAATCTGATAAATTAGCAGATATTGCTAGTGTGATGGTAGTAGCTGGTGGTAAGTCCAAAGCAAAAGCAATTGAGGCTCATATTAAAAAAGCACCACGTCATACGTGGCTCATCACAGATGAGGGTGCTGCTAACGAGATTTTAACAGGGATAACCCTTTAA
- the gap gene encoding type I glyceraldehyde-3-phosphate dehydrogenase — protein sequence MTVKVGINGFGRIGRLAFRRIQELEGIEVVAVNDLTDPKMLAHLLKYDTTQGRFNGDVEVKDGAFTVNGKDVKVLSNRNPEELPWGELGVEIVLECTGFFTTQEAAELHIKAGAKKVVISAPATGNMKTIVYNVNHETLDGSETVISGASCTTNCLAPMAQVLNDKFGIELGLMTTIHAYTGDQNTLDAPHPKGDFRRARAAAANIIPNTTGAAKAIGEVLPELKGKLDGAAQRVPVAAGSLTELQTVLRTKVTAEEVDAAMKAAANESYGYTEDAIVSSDILGMSFGSLYDATQTKVITVGDKQIVKTVAWYDNEMSYTSQLIRTLEYFAKLG from the coding sequence ATGACAGTTAAAGTAGGTATCAACGGTTTTGGACGTATTGGACGTCTTGCATTCCGTCGTATTCAAGAATTAGAAGGTATTGAAGTCGTAGCAGTTAACGACTTAACAGATCCAAAAATGTTAGCTCACTTATTAAAATATGATACAACACAAGGACGTTTCAACGGTGACGTTGAAGTTAAAGATGGCGCATTTACTGTTAATGGTAAAGACGTTAAAGTTTTAAGCAACCGCAACCCAGAAGAACTTCCATGGGGAGAGCTTGGAGTTGAAATCGTATTAGAATGTACTGGTTTCTTCACTACTCAAGAAGCTGCTGAATTACACATCAAAGCAGGAGCTAAAAAAGTTGTTATTTCTGCACCAGCTACTGGTAACATGAAAACAATCGTTTACAATGTAAACCACGAAACTCTTGACGGTTCTGAAACAGTTATCTCAGGTGCTTCTTGTACTACTAACTGTTTAGCTCCTATGGCTCAAGTATTAAATGACAAATTTGGTATCGAATTAGGATTAATGACAACTATCCACGCTTACACAGGTGACCAAAATACATTAGATGCTCCACATCCAAAAGGCGACTTCCGTCGTGCTCGTGCTGCAGCAGCTAATATTATTCCTAACACAACTGGTGCTGCTAAAGCAATCGGTGAAGTATTACCAGAATTAAAAGGTAAATTAGATGGAGCTGCACAACGTGTTCCTGTTGCTGCTGGTTCATTAACTGAATTACAAACAGTATTAAGAACAAAAGTAACTGCTGAAGAAGTAGATGCAGCAATGAAAGCAGCTGCTAACGAATCTTACGGATATACTGAAGATGCAATCGTTTCTTCTGATATCTTAGGAATGTCATTCGGTTCATTATACGATGCAACACAAACGAAAGTTATCACTGTTGGTGACAAACAAATCGTTAAAACTGTTGCTTGGTATGACAACGAAATGTCATATACTTCACAATTAATTCGTACTTTAGAATACTTTGCTAAATTAGGTTAA
- a CDS encoding phosphoglycerate kinase — protein sequence MVKKVVTDLDLNGKKVLVRADFNVPMKDGVITNDNRIQAALPTIQHVIEQGGKVILFSHLGKVKTEEDKEGKSLRPVAERLSELLGKDVTFVPETRGEKLESAIDGLNAGDVLVFENTRFEDIDGKKESKNDPELGKYWASLGDVFVNDAFGTAHRAHASNVGVASNLETAAGFLMDKEIKFIGGAVDEPKRPFVAILGGAKVSDKIGVIENLLSKADKVLIGGGMTYTFYAAKGIEIGKSLVEEDKIELARTLIEKGGDKLILPIDSVTSPEFSNDAPTEIHDGAVPADQMGLDIGPKTIELFTNALQGAKTVVWNGPMGVFEMSNFAQGTVGVCEAIANLTEATTIIGGGDSAAAAMQLGFADQFTHISTGGGASLEYLEGKELPGVASISDK from the coding sequence ATGGTAAAAAAAGTTGTAACTGATTTAGACCTTAATGGTAAAAAAGTTTTAGTACGTGCAGACTTCAACGTTCCAATGAAAGACGGAGTTATTACTAATGACAACCGTATTCAAGCAGCATTGCCGACTATTCAACACGTGATCGAACAAGGTGGAAAAGTTATCTTATTCTCTCACTTAGGCAAAGTAAAAACTGAAGAAGATAAAGAAGGCAAAAGTCTTCGTCCAGTCGCTGAGCGTTTAAGCGAATTATTAGGAAAAGACGTTACATTTGTACCTGAAACACGCGGCGAAAAATTAGAAAGTGCTATTGACGGCTTAAATGCTGGTGATGTATTAGTATTTGAAAACACGCGTTTTGAAGATATTGATGGTAAAAAAGAAAGCAAAAACGATCCTGAACTTGGCAAATACTGGGCAAGCTTAGGCGACGTTTTCGTTAATGATGCATTTGGTACGGCTCACCGTGCACATGCTTCAAACGTAGGAGTTGCTTCTAACCTTGAAACAGCTGCTGGTTTCTTGATGGATAAAGAAATCAAATTCATCGGTGGAGCAGTTGACGAACCAAAACGTCCGTTTGTGGCGATTTTAGGTGGAGCAAAAGTCAGCGACAAAATCGGCGTTATTGAAAATCTATTAAGCAAAGCGGATAAAGTTCTTATCGGTGGCGGAATGACTTATACTTTTTATGCTGCAAAAGGCATTGAAATTGGTAAATCATTAGTTGAAGAAGACAAAATTGAATTAGCTAGAACATTGATTGAAAAAGGCGGAGACAAATTGATCTTACCAATTGACTCTGTTACATCTCCAGAATTCAGTAACGATGCACCAACTGAAATTCATGATGGAGCTGTACCAGCTGATCAAATGGGTCTTGATATTGGACCGAAAACAATTGAATTATTCACTAATGCATTACAAGGTGCTAAAACAGTTGTATGGAACGGACCAATGGGTGTATTTGAAATGTCTAACTTTGCTCAAGGAACAGTTGGTGTTTGTGAAGCAATCGCTAATTTAACTGAAGCAACGACGATTATTGGTGGAGGAGACTCTGCAGCTGCAGCAATGCAATTAGGTTTTGCAGATCAATTTACTCACATCTCTACAGGTGGCGGAGCATCATTAGAATACCTTGAAGGTAAAGAACTTCCAGGTGTTGCATCAATTTCAGATAAATAA
- the tpiA gene encoding triose-phosphate isomerase: MRKPIIAGNWKMNKNATEAAEFVEAVKTKVPSSEQVDSVVGAPALFLQSLVKASEGTELKIAAQNSHFEESGAFTGEISPAALGDLGVNYVIIGHSERREFFHETDEDVNKKAHAIFKNGMVPIICCGETLEQREAGETNEWVSGQVKAAIVGLTEGQVAESVIAYEPIWAIGTGKSSTSKDANDTCAVIRQTIAKEVSQDAADAVRIQYGGSVKPENIAEYMAESDIDGALVGGASLEAGSFLALLEAVK; encoded by the coding sequence ATGCGTAAACCAATTATTGCCGGTAACTGGAAAATGAACAAAAATGCTACTGAAGCTGCTGAGTTTGTAGAAGCAGTTAAAACAAAAGTCCCTTCTTCTGAGCAAGTAGATTCAGTTGTTGGAGCTCCTGCTTTATTTTTACAATCTTTAGTTAAAGCATCAGAAGGAACAGAATTAAAAATTGCTGCTCAAAACAGCCACTTTGAAGAATCTGGAGCATTTACAGGCGAAATCAGCCCTGCTGCTTTAGGAGACTTAGGAGTAAACTACGTGATCATCGGTCACTCTGAACGTCGTGAGTTCTTCCACGAAACGGACGAAGACGTTAACAAAAAAGCACATGCTATTTTCAAAAATGGTATGGTTCCAATCATTTGCTGTGGTGAAACGTTAGAACAACGTGAAGCTGGAGAAACAAATGAATGGGTAAGCGGTCAAGTTAAAGCTGCAATCGTTGGCTTAACAGAAGGCCAAGTAGCTGAATCTGTTATTGCTTACGAACCTATTTGGGCAATCGGAACTGGTAAATCTTCTACTTCAAAAGACGCAAACGACACTTGTGCCGTTATTCGTCAAACAATTGCAAAAGAAGTTTCTCAAGATGCTGCTGATGCTGTACGTATTCAATACGGCGGTAGTGTAAAACCTGAGAATATTGCTGAATACATGGCTGAATCAGATATTGATGGAGCTTTAGTAGGAGGAGCAAGCTTAGAAGCAGGATCGTTCTTAGCATTATTGGAGGCTGTTAAATAA
- the gpmI gene encoding 2,3-bisphosphoglycerate-independent phosphoglycerate mutase yields the protein MTKAPVAIIILDGLGWRNEMMGNAVAQANKPNFDHLLEKYPHGTLKASGLDVGLPEGQMGNSEVGHTNIGAGRIVYQSLTRIDKAIEDGEFQTNPVLSDAMESTIKHQSNLHLFGLLSDGGVHSHINHLISLIKTAKEKGVPNIYVHAFLDGRDVAPNSGIKYVAQLEEAIKEIGAGEIATVSGRFYAMDRDKRWERVEKAYNALAHGEGEKATSALEAVQTSYDKEKFDEFVMPTVIEKDGKPVATLQDNDSIIFFNFRPDRAIQLSNAITDDEWTFFDRGQRAQNLKLVTMTMYNPSIKAEIAFPPTALKNVIGEVLSNKGLSQLRIAETEKYPHVTFFMNGGRNEEFPGENRILIPSPKVETYDLKPEMSAYEVTDALVADIEADKHDAIILNFANPDMVGHSGMLEPTIKAIEAVDENLGRVVDAITAKGGYAIIFADHGNADTMLTPEGKPHTAHTTVPVPVIVTKEGATLREGGRLADIAPTMLDLLNIEKPVEMTGESLIQK from the coding sequence ATGACAAAAGCACCTGTAGCCATCATCATCTTAGATGGATTAGGATGGCGTAATGAAATGATGGGTAATGCTGTAGCTCAAGCCAATAAACCAAATTTTGACCATCTTTTAGAAAAATACCCTCATGGTACATTAAAAGCTTCTGGATTAGATGTAGGTCTTCCAGAAGGCCAAATGGGAAATTCTGAAGTTGGACATACAAATATCGGAGCTGGACGCATTGTTTATCAAAGCTTGACTCGTATCGATAAAGCTATTGAAGATGGTGAATTCCAAACGAATCCCGTTTTAAGTGATGCAATGGAAAGTACGATCAAACATCAATCTAATCTACATTTGTTTGGATTGTTATCAGATGGTGGAGTGCACAGTCACATCAATCATTTGATTTCATTGATCAAAACAGCTAAAGAAAAAGGTGTGCCAAACATTTATGTTCATGCTTTTCTTGATGGCCGTGATGTAGCACCTAACTCTGGTATCAAGTATGTTGCACAATTAGAAGAAGCTATTAAAGAAATCGGAGCAGGCGAAATTGCAACTGTTTCTGGTCGTTTTTATGCAATGGACCGCGATAAACGTTGGGAACGTGTAGAAAAAGCTTATAACGCTTTAGCTCATGGTGAAGGCGAAAAAGCAACCAGTGCACTAGAAGCAGTACAAACAAGCTACGACAAAGAAAAATTTGACGAATTTGTTATGCCGACCGTTATTGAAAAAGACGGAAAACCTGTAGCAACGTTACAAGATAATGATTCAATCATTTTCTTCAACTTCCGTCCTGACCGTGCGATCCAATTGTCAAATGCTATAACAGATGATGAATGGACTTTCTTCGATCGTGGACAACGTGCACAAAACCTTAAATTAGTTACAATGACAATGTATAACCCAAGCATCAAAGCTGAAATAGCTTTCCCACCAACGGCATTGAAGAATGTTATTGGAGAAGTTCTTTCAAATAAAGGACTTTCTCAATTGCGTATTGCGGAAACTGAAAAGTATCCACATGTTACTTTCTTTATGAATGGTGGACGTAATGAAGAGTTCCCAGGCGAAAATCGTATCTTGATTCCATCTCCTAAAGTGGAAACATATGATTTGAAACCAGAAATGAGTGCTTACGAAGTTACAGATGCATTAGTGGCAGATATCGAAGCAGACAAACACGATGCGATCATCTTGAATTTTGCTAACCCAGATATGGTTGGACATTCAGGCATGCTTGAACCAACGATCAAAGCGATTGAAGCGGTGGATGAAAACTTAGGTCGCGTGGTAGATGCGATTACTGCTAAAGGTGGATATGCAATTATCTTTGCCGATCACGGTAATGCAGATACAATGCTTACACCTGAAGGGAAACCACATACTGCGCATACAACTGTGCCAGTTCCTGTAATTGTAACCAAAGAAGGCGCAACGTTAAGAGAAGGCGGACGTCTAGCTGATATTGCACCAACGATGTTAGACTTGTTAAACATTGAAAAACCAGTTGAAATGACTGGAGAATCATTGATCCAAAAGTAA
- the eno gene encoding phosphopyruvate hydratase produces the protein MPFITDILAREVLDSRGNPTIEVEVYTESGAFGRGMVPSGASTGEHEAHELRDEDNSRYLGKGVLKAVENVNNVISEALIGFDVRDQMAIDKTMIDLDGTPNKAKLGANAILGVSIAVARAAADYLDVPLYQYLGGFNTKVLPTPMMNIINGGSHSDAPIAFQEFMILPVGAPTFKEALRWGAEIFHALKSILKSRGLETSVGDEGGFAPRFDGTEDGVETILEAIKKVGLEPGKDVYLGFDCASSEFYEDGIYNYAKFEGENGAKRTAAEQVDYLEELVNKYPIISIEDGMDENDWDGWKLLTERLGDKVQLVGDDLFVTNTEILAKGIKQNIGNSILIKVNQIGSLTETFDAIEMAKKAGYTAVISHRSGETEDSTIADISVATNAGQIKTGSLSRTDRIAKYNQLLRIEDQLGDLAVYEGLQAFYNLKNK, from the coding sequence ATGCCATTTATTACAGATATTTTAGCTCGTGAAGTATTAGACTCACGCGGTAACCCAACAATCGAAGTAGAAGTTTACACAGAAAGCGGAGCATTTGGCCGCGGTATGGTTCCATCAGGTGCTTCAACTGGTGAACATGAAGCACATGAATTACGTGATGAAGACAATTCTCGTTACCTTGGAAAAGGTGTTTTGAAAGCAGTAGAAAACGTAAATAACGTTATCTCTGAAGCTCTTATTGGATTTGACGTTCGCGATCAAATGGCAATTGACAAAACAATGATCGATTTAGACGGAACTCCAAACAAAGCTAAATTAGGCGCTAACGCTATCTTAGGCGTTTCTATCGCTGTAGCACGTGCTGCTGCTGATTACCTAGATGTTCCTTTATACCAATACCTAGGAGGCTTCAATACTAAAGTATTGCCAACTCCTATGATGAACATCATCAATGGTGGATCTCACTCTGATGCTCCAATCGCATTCCAAGAGTTCATGATCTTGCCAGTTGGAGCTCCAACATTTAAAGAAGCATTACGTTGGGGAGCTGAAATTTTCCACGCATTGAAATCAATTTTGAAATCTCGTGGTTTAGAAACATCTGTTGGAGATGAAGGTGGATTTGCACCTCGTTTTGACGGAACTGAAGATGGAGTAGAAACTATTCTTGAAGCAATCAAAAAAGTTGGTCTTGAACCAGGTAAAGATGTTTATTTAGGTTTTGACTGTGCTTCTTCAGAATTCTACGAAGACGGTATTTACAACTACGCTAAATTCGAAGGCGAAAATGGTGCTAAACGTACTGCTGCTGAACAAGTAGATTACTTGGAAGAATTAGTAAACAAATACCCAATTATCTCTATCGAAGATGGTATGGATGAAAATGACTGGGATGGTTGGAAACTATTGACTGAACGTTTAGGCGACAAAGTTCAATTAGTTGGTGACGATTTATTCGTTACAAACACTGAAATCCTAGCTAAAGGTATCAAACAAAACATTGGTAACTCAATCTTAATCAAAGTTAACCAAATCGGTTCATTAACAGAAACATTTGATGCTATCGAAATGGCTAAAAAAGCTGGTTACACTGCAGTAATTTCTCACCGTTCTGGTGAAACTGAAGATTCAACTATTGCTGATATTTCAGTAGCTACAAATGCAGGACAAATCAAAACTGGTTCATTAAGCCGTACTGACCGTATTGCTAAATACAACCAATTGTTACGTATCGAAGATCAATTAGGCGATTTAGCTGTATACGAAGGTTTACAAGCTTTCTACAACCTAAAAAACAAATAA